The Hypomesus transpacificus isolate Combined female chromosome 2, fHypTra1, whole genome shotgun sequence genome window below encodes:
- the si:dkey-23o4.6 gene encoding retinol dehydrogenase 12, with translation MRRDPHGGYSVHPWSGGSGPTENMWDEVDLSTPAKYGAVIAVTVICFILLRKWIAGGVCRCSVRLEGKTVLITGANTGIGKETSRDMAHRGARVVMACRDLTRAEKAAEEIRRSTGNGNVVVRHLDLASLYSVREFTREFLASEERLDILINNAGVMMCPKWITEDGFETQLAVNHLGHFLLTNILLDKLKGSAPSRVVNVSSIAHRGGKIQFDDLFFNKRPYNSLVSYRQSKLANVLFSRELSRRMKGTGVTSYSLHPGVIKTELGRHVESWFPMLRAILSAPSMLLMKTPAQGAQTSIYCAVTPGLEPQSGCYFSDCAVKQTALEGRDDVVAMRLWEDSARLVGYTEKN, from the exons ATGAGGAGGGATCCCCACGGAGGGTATTCGGTCCACCCGTGGTCTGGTGGGTCCGGTCCTACGGAGAATATGTGGGATGAAGTTGATTTGTCTACACCGGCGAAGTATGGCGCTGTCATTGCTGTGACAGTGATCT GCTTTATTCTATTGAGAAAatggatagctggtggtgtgtgtcgaTGTTCAGTCCGACTGGAGGGCAAGACAGTGCTCATCACTGGTGCCAACACTGGGATCGGAAAGGAGACGTCCCGTGACATGGCCCATCGAG GGGCAAGGGTGGTCATGGCATGCCGTGACTTGACGCGGGCTGAGAAGGCGGCAGAAGAAATCCGCCGTTCCACAGGAAATGGCAATGTTGTGGTCCGCCACCTAGACCTGGCCTCGCTGTACTCCGTCAGAGAGTTCACCAGAGAGTTCCTCGCCAGTGAGGAGCGTCTGGACATACTAATCAACAATGCAG GTGTGATGATGTGCCCTAAGTGGATAACAGAGGATGGCTTTGAGACACAACTGGCTGTCAATCACTTGGGGCACTTCCTGCTGACCAATATCCTTCTGGACAAGCTCAAAGGCTCCGCCCCAAGCCGGGTGGTGAATGTGTCCAGTATTGCACACCGAGGGG GAAAGATCCAGTTTGATGATCTGTTCTTCAACAAGAGGCCATACAACTCTCTGGTCAGCTACAGACAGAGCAAACTCGCCAATGTGCTCTTCTCCAGAGAGTTGTCCCGTAGGATGAAAG GGACGGGGGTGACATCCTACAGTCTGCACCCGGGGGTGATCAAGACGGAGCTGGGACGTCACGTGGAGAGCTGGTTCCCCATGCTGAGGGCCATCCTGTCGGCTCCCTCGATGCTCCTGATGAAGACCCCCGCTCAGGGGGCCCAGACCTCCATCTACTGTGCTGTCACCCCTGGACTGGAGCCCCAGTCTGGCTGCTACTTCAG tgattGTGCTGTGAAACAGACTGCCCTTGAAGGAAGAGATGATGTAGTGGCCATGAGACTCTGGGAGGATAGCGCCCGCCTGGTGGGATATACTGAGAAAAACTGA